A single genomic interval of Alligator mississippiensis isolate rAllMis1 chromosome 15, rAllMis1, whole genome shotgun sequence harbors:
- the LOC102561476 gene encoding LOW QUALITY PROTEIN: gastrula zinc finger protein XlCGF52.1 (The sequence of the model RefSeq protein was modified relative to this genomic sequence to represent the inferred CDS: substituted 1 base at 1 genomic stop codon): MFQSRSQLLSQQVQRRVGTQRSQGGFEGQRDLKSHKVPGGKGLHICEEPDDSFGDKQKLGAHRGTHWGWYSQPCAEPKESSYHTCPLLGHQRMHSGEYPHLCPECGKSYVSLSELRVHQNVHVGEQLYRCTACKKSFTRWDYLQSHTRVHMQKKPFSCLQCGKSFTDSSTLTQHQRMHTGKKLFSCRKCGKSFTKNSMLTTHLRVHTGEKPFSCSQCRKSFTESSNLTNHLCVHTGEKPFSCSQCEKSFTQSSMLTNHLRVHTGEKPFSCTQCGKSFTKSSTFNSHQRMHTGEKPFCCSQCGKGFIQSSTLKQHLXLHTGEKPFSCAHCGKGFIEKSNLTKHQRVHMEEKPFSCAQCWKSFNQNSLLIKHRHLHTREKPYRCAQCLKFFRQSSSLSKHQRTHKSRTVA; encoded by the coding sequence ATGTTTCAGTCCAGAAGCCAGCTCCTCAGCCAACAGGTACAGAGAAGAGTGGGGACGCAAAGGAGCCAGGGAGGATTTGAAGggcagagagacctgaagagccaCAAGGTtcctggagggaaggggctgcataTATGTGAAGAGCCTGATGACAGCTTTGGAGACAAACAGAAACTTGGGGCTCACAGGGGAACCCACTGGGGATGGTATAGCCAACCCTGTGCTGAGCCCAAGGAGAGCTCCTACCATACATGCCCTCTCCTCGGGCACCAGAGAATGCACTCAGGGGAGtacccccacctctgcccagaGTGCGGGAAGAGCTATGTCTCCCTGAGCGAGCTCCGAGTGCACCAGAATGTGCACGTGGGGGAGCAGCTGTACCGCTGTACCGCGTGCAAGAAGAGCTTCACCAGGTGGGATTACCTCCAAAgccacacacgtgtgcacatgcagaaAAAGCCATTTTCCTGCctgcagtgtgggaagagcttcacagATAGCTCTACACTCACACAGCACCAGCGCATGCACACGGGGAAGAAGCTGTTCTCCTGCAggaagtgtgggaagagcttcaccaagaACTCCATGCTTACCACGCATCTGCGtgtgcacacgggggagaaacccttctcctgcagccagtgcaggAAGAGCTTCACTGAGAGCTCCAACCTCACCAATCACCTGTgcgtgcacacgggggagaaacccttctcctgcagccagtgtgAGAAGAGCTTCACACAGAGTTCAATGCTCACGAACCACCTTcgtgtgcacacaggggagaagccattttcTTGCacccagtgtgggaagagcttcaccaagaGCTCCACATTCAACAGCCATCAGCGAATGCACACGGGGGAAAAACCATTTTGCTGCAGTcagtgtgggaagggcttcatACAGAGTTCCACGCTCAAACAGCACCTGTGACTGCACACGGGCGAGAAGCCATTCTCCTGTGCCCACTGTGGGAAGGGCTTCATTGAGAAGTCCAATCTCACCAAGCACCAGCGCGTGCACATGGAGGAGAAGCCATTCTCCTGTGCTCAGTGTTGGAAGAGCTTCAATCAAAATTCATTGCTAATAAAGCACCGGCACTTGCACACAAGGGAAAAGCCATACCGCTGTGCCCAATGCCTGAAGTTCTTCCGGCAGAGCTCTTCCCTAAGCAAGCACCAGCGAACCCACAAGAGCAGGACAGTCGCATAG